The Streptomyces sp. NBC_00224 genome contains the following window.
AACGAAGCGATCCTGCCCCCGAGCCCTGCGGAACTCCCGCTCGTTATGGGAGTGGTGGGCCTGCGCCTGGCACGGCGCGGGCGGTGGCACGGAGTGAGGAGTGGATGTGGGGGATTTGGCGGTCGGCGCACGATCCGGACACGACGAGCCCGAGGAGCGGCCGGACCGGCACGCCGACTCTCCCGCACAGGCTCAGGCCGACAGCGGCGGTGGCGGCACCGCCGACGGCGGCTCGGGAGGTGACGGCGAGCCGGGCGGCGGCCCGGACCCCACCCCCTCGGACCCCGCCCCCAGAAAGCAGCGCTCCTTCTGGAAGGAGCTGCCGCTGCTCATCGGCATCGCGCTGATCCTCGCGCTGCTGATCAAGACGTTCCTGGTGCAGGCGTTCTCGATCCCCTCGGACTCGATGCAGAACACCCTCCAGCGCGGTGACCGCGTCCTGGTCGACAAGCTGACGCCGTGGTTCGGCTCCACGCCCGAGCGCGGCGAGGTCGTCGTCTTCCACGACCCGGGCGGCTGGCTGGAGGACCAGAAGCCGGCCGAGCCCAACGTGGTGCAGAAGTTCCTCAGCTTCATCGGCCTGATGCCGTCCGCCGAGGAGAAGGACCTGATCAAGCGGGTCATCGCGACCGGCGGCGACACCGTGGAGTGCAAGAAGGGCGGCCCGGTCAAGGTCAACGGCCACGCCCTGAACGAGCCGTACATCTTCCCCGGCGACAGCGCCTGCGACGACATGCCGTTCGGCCCGATCAAGGTCCCCAAGGGCCGGATCTGGGTGATGGGCGACCACCGCCAGAACTCGCTGGACTCCCGCTACCACCAGGAGCTGCCGGGCGGCGGCACCGTCTCCAACGACGACGTCGTGGGCCGCGCGTTCACCATCGCCTGGCCGCTCAACCGCCTCGACTGGCTCGGCATCCCGGGCACCTTCGACCAGAAGGGCCTCAACGGCATGGGCTCGGCGGCCCCGGTGGCGGCGGGGCTCGCGGGCGCGGTGCCGATCGTGCTGTGGCGCCGCCGGCTCACCCGGCCGAGTGACGCGATCGAGGGCACCGACCTCACCCGGGAGGGCTGACCGCGCGGGATACCGCCGGGTAGGGTGCCGTCCCAGATCGTCGATCTCCGGGGCCCGCGCAGGACGCGGATGACCGGGGGAGGAGCACTGGGATGAGCGGAACAGGACGTACGGACGACGGCCGCGGCCGCGGTCTCGGCAATCTGCTGTCGGGACTGGCCGTGGCCGTCGGCTGTGTGCTCTTCCTCGGCGGGTTCGCCTGGGGCGCCGTCGAGTACAAGCCGTACACGGTGCCGACCCAGTCCATGAACCCGACGGTCAAGGCAGGCGACCGGGTCCTCGCCCAGCGGATCGACGGCGCTGACGTCAAGCGCGGCGACGTGGTGATCTTCAAGGACAAGGTCTGGGGCGACGTCCCCATGGTCAAGCGCGTCGTCGGTATCGGCGGCGACACCGTCAAGTGCTGCGACCAGGGCGGCAAGCTGACCGTCAACGGCCAGGCGATCGACGAACCGTATCTGCACAACACGGCCCCCTCCACGACCAAGTTCAGCGCCACCGTCCCCAAGGACCAGCTCTTCCTCCTCGGCGACGAGCGCGACGTCTCGCTGGACTCCCGGGTGCACCTGGAGGACGCGGCGAACGGCTCGGTGCCGCGCTCGGCCGTCAGCGCGCGCGTGGACGCCGTGGCGTGGCCGCTGGACGGCATGCTGAAGCGTCCGACGGGCTTCAAGGCGCTGCCGGGCGGCATCTCGCAGCCCGGCCCGCTCATGCTGGTCGTGGGCGCGGTGGTCGCCGGAGCCGTCCTGATCGTGGTCGGCGCGGCCTACGGACCGCTGGCGCGAAGCCTTGGCCGGCGCGGGGCCGGGAAGCGGGGCGGCGGCGCGGTGGGGCGGGAGGTGCCGGTTGCGGGGCAGTGAGGTTGGTGGGTCCGGTGGGGCTAGGGGGCTTCGGCCTGAGGCTGGCGAGGCCGGCGGCGCTGGTGGGACCGGTGAGGCTCGTGGGCGTCGGCCTGAGGCTGGCAGGACTGGTGAGGCCAGTGGGCCTGGCGGGCTGTATGGCGGCGAGGCGCCGGGGTTTCGCAAGGTCGCCCGGGTCGTGCTGCTCGATCCGCAGGACCGCATTCTGCTGATGCACGGATACGAACCGGACAATCCCGACGACACCTGGTGGTTCACCCCCGGCGGCGGCCTGGAGGGCGACGAGACCCGGGCCCAGGCGGCGCTGCGCGAGCTGGCCGAGGAGACGGGGATCACGGACGTGCAGCTGGGGCCGGTGCTGTGGCGCCGGATGTGCTCGTTCCCCTTCGACGGGCGCCGCTGGGACCAGGACGAGTGGTACTTCCTGGCCCGTACCGCTCAGACCGAGGCCGCGCCGACCGACCTCACCGAGCTGGAACGACGCAGTACCGCGGGGCTGAGGTGGTGGACCTCCGCCGAACTGTCGGCGGCCCGTGAGACGGTGTACCCGACCAGACTCGCCGAGCTGCTGCGCACGCTGCTCGACGAAGGTCCTCCGGGTGCGCCGGTGGTCCTGGCTCCGGAAATCGTCTAGGGGTCCGGGGGGCTGACGCACAATAGGGGGACGCACGGCTGAAGGGGAACATGCCATGAGCGCCGAGGACCTCGAAAAGTACGAGACCGAGATGGAGCTGAAGCTCTACCGGGAGTACCGCGACGTCGTCGGTCTGTTCAAATACGTGATCGAGACCGAGCGGCGTTTCTACCTCACCAACGACTACGAGATGCAGGTGCACTCGGTCCAGGGCGAGGTGTTCTTCGAGGTGTCGATGGCGGATGCCTGGGTCTGGGACATGTACAGGCCGGCCCGCTTCGTCAAGCAGGTCCGCGTCCTCACATTCAAGGACGTGAACATCGAGGAGCTCAACAAGAGCGACCTGGAGCTTCCGGGGGGCTGATCCTCCGCGTCCACGGCGCTCGCGGCGTTTCGGGGAGTTCGGGGCGTCAACCGATTTCGCCGCGTCCACCGTGCGGATGGCCGGGTTATCCACAATGGCCCGACTGTCCACCAAGATCCACTCGATGGCGGCGGGTGCGTGACAGTCGGTGCCGGAGGTGGTGCCGAAATGAACGCACGAGGAGCACTCGGGCAGTACGGCGAAGACGTGGCGGCCAGACTGCTGGCCGACGCCGGAATGACAGTGGTCGCCCGCAACTGGCGCAACGGCAGGACCGGAGAGATCGACATCGTCGCCCGTGACGGCGACGTGCTGGTGGTCTGCGAAGTCAAGACACGCAGAGCGGGCCCGTTCGAACACCCCATGGCGGCCGTCACCCCCGCCAAGGCCGAGCGGCTCAGACACCTCGCCGAGCGATGGCTGGCCGACCACGGAGGACCGCCGCGCGGCGGCGTCCGCATCGACCTCGTCGGCGTCGTCCTGCCCCAGCGCGGCGCCCCCCGCGCCGAACACGTGCGGGGGGTGGCGTAGATGGGATTCGCCCGCACCTGCTCCGTGGCGCTCGTCGGCGTCGAGGGCGTCGTCGTGGAAGTCCAGGCCGACCTGGAACCGGGCGTCGCCGCCTTTACCCTCGTCGGCCTGCCCGACAAGAGCCTCAGCGAAAGCCGCGACCGCGTCAGAGCCGCCGTCGTCAACTCCGGCGGCGACTGGCCCCAGAAGAAACTCACCGTCGGCCTCAGCCCCGCCTCCGTCCCCAAGAGCGGCAGCGGCTTCGACCTCGCCGTGGCCTGCGCCGTCCTCGGCGCCGCCGAGCGCATCGACCCCAGAGAGCTCGCCGACCTGGTGATGATCGGCGAACTCGGCCTCGACGGCCGAGTGCGCCCCGTCCGCGGCATCCTGCCCGCCGTCCTCGCCGCCGCAGAGGCCGGATACGAACAGGTCGTCGTCCCCGAACAGACCGCGGCCGAAGCGTCCCTGGTCCCCGGCATCTCCGTCCTCGGCGTGCGGAGCCTGCGCCAGCTCATCGCCGTCCTCACCGACGAACCCGTGCCCGAGGAGGAACCCGACCAGCAGGGCAGACCCGACGCCATGCTCGCCGGACTGGTCGTCCCCGGCGCCGGAGTCGGCACCGGCCTCTCCATCGACGCCGACACCAGCCCGCCCGACCTCGCCGACGTCGCCGGCCAGCGCACCGCCCGCACCGCCCTGGAAGTCGCCGCGGCCGGCGGCCACCACCTGATGCTGTACGGACCGCCCGGCGCAGGCAAAACCATGCTGGCCGAACGGCTCCCCGGCATCCTGCCGCCACTCACCCGCCGGGAATCCCTCGAAGTCACCGCGATCCACTCGGTCGCCGGAATCCTGCCCCCGGGCAAACCCCTCGTCCACAAAGCCCCCTACTGCGCACCCCACCACTCGGCGACCATGCAGTCCCTCGTCGGCGGAGGCAACGGCCTGCCACGGCCCGGAGCCGTCTCGCTCGCCCATCGAGGCGTCCTGTTCCTCGACGAAGCCCCCGAGTTCACCGGCAAGGCCCTCGACTCCCTGCGCCAGCCCCTGGAGGCCGGACACGTCGTCGTCGCCCGCAGCGCTGGCGTCGTCCGTCTTCCCGCCCGGTTCCTCATGGTCCTCGCCGCCAACCCCTGCCCCTGCGGCCGCCACACGCTGCACGGCGCGGGCTGCGAATGCCCCCCGTCCGTCATCCGCCGCTACCAGGCCCGGCTCTCCGGACCGCTCCTCGACCGCGTCGACCTGCGCGTGGAGGCCGAGCCTGTCCGGCGCGAGGACCTGCTCGCCCAAGGCGGACGCGGCGAAACCACGGCGCTGGTCGCCGAACGCGTCCTGGCCGCCAGGGAACGGGCCGCCGCCCGCCTCCAGGGCACGCCCTGGACCACCAACAGCGAAGTCCCCGGACACGAGCTGCGCACCCGCTGGGTCACAGCCCCCGGAGCCCTCGCCGCGGCCGAACGGGACATGGAACGCGGCCTGCTGACCGCCAGAGGCCTCGACCGCGTCCTACGCGTCGCCTGGACCCTCGCCGACCTCTGCGGCGACGACCGCCCGGACGAGACCCACATCGGCCTCGCGCTGGAACTGAGAACGGGCATCTCCAGGGGTGCGCCGCTGCTGGTGGGGGGTGCGGGGTGACGGGGGCCGGGCCTGGGGGTGGGCTTGGCCCCGGGCCGGGGTCTCTTCCCGTCCCCGGGACCGGCCCTGGCCCCGGTTCCAGACCCGCCCCCGACCCCCTTCCCGGCCGAGCGGGGGAACTGCCCACCGGGGCGGCCGCTGGGCCGGACGGGGAGGGCCTGGTCGGTGGCGGAGTCGGCGACGATGTCGGCGCGGGCGAGGGCGGCCAGGCCCGGGGCTGCCCGGGCGACGACCGTGAGCGGCTGGCGCGGGCCGCGCTGACCAGGGTCATCGAGCCCGGGGACGAGCGGGGCGGCCGATGGCTGCGTACGTACGGGGCGGTGGAACTGATGCGGCGCCTCACCTCGCCCGAGGACGCCGACGACCCGCTCACCGGAGTGAGCGCCGCACGGCTCGCCGGGTACCGCAGACGCGCGGCGGGCATCGACCCCGAGCGGGACCTGGCCACGCTGGCCGCGCTCGGCGGGCGGTTCATCTGCCCCGAAGACCACGAGTGGCCGGGACAGCTCGACGACCTGGGCGACACCCGCCCGGTCGGGCTCTGGCTGCGGGGCCCGGCCGACCTGCGGTTATGGGCACTGAGATCCGTCGCCGTGGTCGGCGCCCGAGCCTGTACGCCCTACGGCGCCCACATGGGCGCCACCCTCGGCGCAGGGCTCGCCGAAAAGGGCTGGGTGGTCGTCTCCGGCGCCGCCGCGGGCGTGGACGGCGCCGCCCATCGCGGCGCCCTCGCGGCAGGCGGCGCCACCATCGCCGTCCTCGCCAGCGGGGTCGATGTCGTCTACCCGCGCGCCCACGCCGAGTTGATCAGCCGTATCGCCGAACAAGGCGTACTCGTCGCGGAGTTGCCGCCGGGTGACCATCCAACCCCCAGCCGGTTCGTCCAGCGCAACCGCGTGATCGCGGCCCTCACCAGAGGCACCGTCGTGGTCGAGGCCGAGTACCGCAGCGGCTCCCTCGTCACCGCGCGCAACGCCCAACGGCTCGGCCGCCACACCATAGGCGTACCAGGCCCAGCCACCAGCGGACTCTCCGCCGGAGTCCACGAACTGCTGCGCGGCGACGCCGCCCTGGTCACCGACGCCGCCGAAGTCGTCGAACTCGTGGGGGAGATGGGCGAACTCGCCCCGGCCCGCCGGGGCCCCGTCCTGCCCAGGGACCTCCTGGCCCCCGCCACCGCACGCGTACTCGACGCCCTGCCCGGCCATGGCGAAGCCCCCGTACGGGACATCGCCCGCGAGGCCGCGACCACGCCCGAGGAAGCCCTCGGCAGGCTGTACGAACTGCACTCCCTGGGGTTCGTCGAACGGGAAGGGGACGGCTGGCGGTTGACGTCAAGCCCCGTCCGTACGCCCGGCACGCGGCGAGGCGGTGCTTGACCTGGAGCATTCGGGTGAAAAGGTAAGGCCGATGACCACCGAGGGCCGCACGCCAGCGCTTTCGGGGCCGACGCACCCCGCGACGGCCCCCACCCCCGCGCGTGACCGGCCGCCCGCACCGGGCAAGCCCGATCCCCCGACGTTTGCGCACCGCAACAGCCCGGTCACGCTACGCTCACGAGAACCCCGCAGCAGAGACAGCTCCCCGCTCACGTCACAGCAGAACGGCTCAAGGCAACGAATGCCCCAGCACACCTCCGGGTCTGATCGCACGGCAGCTCCCCCCGCTGCCCGCGCCGGCGGCACCGTGCGACCACCGGCGCCCTCGTCCGTCGACGAACTGTGGCGCTCGTACAAGAACAGCGGCGACGAGCGCCTGCGCGAACAGCTGATCCTGCACTACTCGCCGCTGGTCAAATACGTCGCGGGCCGGGTGAGCGTCGGGCTGCCGCCCAACGTCGAACAGGCCGACTTCGTCTCCTCCGGAGTCTTCGGACTCATCGACGCCATCGAGAAGTTCGACATCGAGCGGGCCATCAAGTTCGAGACGTACGCCATCACGCGCATCCGGGGCGCGATGATCGACGAACTCCGCGCACTCGACTGGATCCCGCGCTCCGTACGGCAGAAGGCCCGCGCCGTCGAGCGCGCCTACGCGACCCTCGAAGCACAGTTGCGCCGTACGCCATCGGAGAACGAAGTCGCGGCCGAGATGGGCATCGCGGTCGAGGAACTGCACGCCGTATTCAGCCAGTTGTCGCTCGCCAACGTGGTCGCGCTCGAAGAGCTGCTGCACGTCGGCGGCGAGGGCGGCGACCGGCTCAGCCTCATGGACACCCTGGAGGACACCGCCGCCGACGACCCCGTCGAGGTCGCCGAGGGCCGCGAGCTGCGCAGACTGCTCGCCCGCGCCATCAACACGCTGCCGGAGCGCGAGAAGACGGTCGTCACCCTCTACTACTACGAAGGCCTCACCCTCGCCGAGATCGGCAACGTCCTCGGCGTCACCGAGAGCCGCGTCAGCCAGATCCACACGAAGTCCGTCCTCCAGCTGCGGGCCAAACTCGCCGACGTGGGCCGCTGAGCACAACCCCGGTAAAGCGTCCCTCCGCGGATCCCCGCCCCAGCCTTACAGTGGAGCGGTGCCAAGGATTCGAGCGGCCTCAGTGGCCGAGCACCGCGCCATGCAGCGCGCCGCCCTGCTGGACGCCGCACGCTCTCTGCTGTCCCAAGGCGGCACCGACGCCCTGACCTTCCCCGCCCTGGCCGAGCGCACCGGGCTCGCCCGGTCCTCCGTGTACGAGTACTTCCGCTCCCGGGCCGCCGTCGTCGAAGAGCTCTGCTCCGTCGACTTCCCGCAGTGGGCGGCCGACATCGAAGCCGCCATGCAGCAGGCCGCTGGCCCAGAGGAGAAGGTCGAGGCGTACGTACGCCGCCAACTGGAGCTCGTCGGCGACCAGCGCCACCGCGCCGTCGTCGCCATCTCCGCCAGCGAGCTCGACGCGGGCGCCCGCGAGAAGATCCGCGCCGCCCACGGCGGCCTCATCGCCATGATCGTGGAAGCCCTCGGCGACCTGGGCCACACCCAACCCCGCCTCGCCGCGATGCTCCTCCAGGGCGTGGTCGACGCCGCAGTCCGCCGCATCGAACTCGGCGCGGCGGAAGACCCGGCGGCGATCACGGAAGCGGCGGTAGGAATGGCCTTGCGAGGCGTGGTCGGCTGACCCCGGGGGGCCTCCCCTCCCCTCCCCCCCCCGCCCCCCACCCCCCCCTCCCCTCGTCCTAACCCCCCACCCCAACCCCCATCACCGGCAGCAGCCGCGAATGCCCCCCGCGCATCAAAGCCAGCGGGTTCACATAGGCATCCCCCCGTTTCAGCCCCCAGTGCAGGCACCCTTCCTCCCCGCAGTGCGGCGGTTCCGCGTCCAGGACCGCCACCGGCTGGCCCGCCGACACGCGTTCGCCCGGGTGGACGAGGGCGTGGACCGGCTCGTACGTCGTCCGGAGTGGTGGGCTTCCGGAGCCGTCCAGGGTGATCGTGAGGACGCCCTGGCCCGCGACGGGGCCCGCGAAGGTCACCCGGCCCGCCGCGACCGCACGGATCTCCGTCCCCGGTGGTGCCGCCAGGTCGACGCCTCGGTGGCCGGGGCCGTACGGCGTGGCCGGGGGGTCCCAGCCTCGTACGACCACCGGTGGGCCGGGGACGGGCCAAACCCTGCCGACGACGACCAAGCCCGGGGCCCCCATGGCCCTGGCCAAGGCCACCGGGGCCGACACGTCCCCCACCCCCGCCCCCACCGGCCCGCCTGCCGCCAGCGATGCCCCCGCCACCCCCGTCGCCCCCAGGGCGAGCAGGGCGCGGCGTAAGCGGCGGCGGCCTGGTGTGTGGTGCTTGCGGTTCATGGAGGAAGCATCGCGAAAACCGGCGTTTCGCGGTGATCATGGGCCGGGGCTGTGGACAACCAGCCGGTTGTGGACAGTGGCGTCACCCGGCACGGTGAGGGTCCCGTACACTTCTTGTGGCGATCCGGGTCACCGGGTCGACTTCGCACGCCCCGCCGATGGTCCAGACCACCGGCCGCGTCTCTCGGTCCTTCACCTGTCACACGGTGCGGGGCACGGCGCATTGGGGCGTCAGGCGCGGCAGCCGACCGGCAGCCGCGATAACCGAGTACCTCAAGGAGTACGGCCATGGCCGTCGTCACGATGCGGGAGCTGCTGGAGAGCGGCGTCCACTTCGGTCACCAGACCCGTCGCTGGAACCCGAAGATGAAGCGCTTCATCTTCACCGAGCGCAACGGCATCTACATCATCGACCTGCTCCAGTCGCTGTCGTACATCGACCGCGCCTACGAGTTCGTCAAGGAGACCGTCGCGCACGGCGGCTCCATCATGTTCGTCGGTACGAAGAAGCAGGCTCAGGAAGCCATCGCGGAGCAGGCGACTCGCGTGGGCATGCCCTACGTGAACCAGCGCTGGCTCGGCGGCATGCTGACCAACTTCTCCACCGTCTACAAGCGTCTGCAGCGCCTCAAGGAGCTTGAGCAGATCGACTTCGAGGACGTCGCGGCCTCGGGTCTCACCAAGAAGGAGCTCCTGGTCCTCTCGCGCGAGAAGGCCAAGCTGGAGAAGACCCTCGGTGGTATCCGCGAGATGTCGAAGGTTCCCAGCGCCGTCTGGATCGTCGACACCAAGAAGGAGCACATCGCCGTCGGTGAGGCGCGCAAGCTCCACATCCCGGTCGTCGCGATCCTCGACACGAACTGCGACCCCGACGAGGTCGACTACAAGATCCCGGGCAACGACGACGCGATCCGCTCCGTCACCCTGCTCACCCGCGTGATCGCCGACGCCGTCGCCGAGGGCCTGATCGCCCGTTCCGGCGTCGCCACCGGTGACTCGAAGCCGGGCGAGAAGGCCGCTGGCGAGCCGCTCGCCGAGTGGGAGCGCGACCTGCTTGAGGGTGACAAGAAGGCCGACGACGCCGAGGCCCCCGCGGCCGAGGCCGTTGCCGCCGAGGCTCCGGCCGCCGAGGCCGAGAAGCCGGCCGAGGCCGCTGCCGAGGCTCCGGCCGCTGAGGCCCCGGCCGACGAGGCTCCGGCCGCGGACGCCGAGCAGGCCTGACCTTCACGGTCTTCGCTTCGGCGGTGACGGCGGGGGCACAGGCTGTGCCCCCGCCGTCACCCCGTAGCCCCGTAGATCTTTCAGACTTCGAGTCAGACTTCGAGAGAGAAACACAGACTCATGGCGAACTACACCGCCGCTGACGTCAAGAAGCTCCGCGAGCTCACCGGCGCCGGCATGATGGACTGCAAGAAGGCGCTGGACGAGGCCGACGGCAACGTCGACAAGGCCGTCGAGGCGCTGCGCATCAAGGGCCAGAAGGGCGTCGCCAAGCGCGAGGGCCGTTCCGCCGAGAACGGTGCGGTCGTCTCCCTCATCGCCGAGGACAACACCTCCGGTGTCATCCTTGAGCTGAAGTGCGAGACGGACTTCGTCGCCAAGGGCGAGAAGTTCCAGGCCACCGCCGCCGCGCTGGCCGCGCACGTCGCCGCGACCTCCCCGGCCGACCTGGAGGCGCTGCTCGCCTCCGAGATCGAGGCCGGCAAGACCGTCCAGGCGTACGTCGACGAGGCCAACGCCAACCTGGGCGAGAAGATCGTCCTGGACCGCTTCGCGCAGTACGGCGACGGCTTCGTCTTCGCGTACATGCACCGCACCATGCCCGACCTGCCGCCGCAGATCGGTGTTCTGGTCGAGCTGGACAAGGCCGACGCCGACGTCGCCAAGGGCATCGCGCAGCACATCGCCGCGTTCGCCCCGAAGTGGCTGTCCCGCGAGGACGTCCCGGCCGAGATCGTCGAGACCGAGCGTCGTGTCGCCGAGGAGACCACGCGCGCCGAGGGCAAGCCCGAGGCCGCGCTCCCGAAGATCGTCGAGGGTCGCGTCAACGGCTTCTTCAAGGACGCCACGCTCCTTGGCCAGCCGTACGCGCTCGACAACAAGAAGTCCGTCCAGAAGGTTCTGGACGAGGCCGGTGTCACCCTGAAGCGCTTCTCGCGCATCAAGGTCGGCATCTGAGTCCGTTCAGCGATCGACGGAAGACCCCGCTAGGGTCTGAGGCAGTCGTCGGCCGCGCTCGCGACGGACGACCGCAGATCTGACGAGGAGGCCATTGCCGCTCAGGGACACAGCACCCACCGGCAATGGCCTTCTTCGTATGTGTACGAGGAGATCCCCATGAATCAGGGCGCGGACGCCGCCACCCAGGCTGACCACAAGCGCGACGACGGCAAGGTGACCGGGCGCTTCATGCTGAAGCTCTCCGGTGAGGCGTTCGCCGGCGGAGGGGGTCTCGGCGTGGACCCCGACGTCGTGCACGCCATCGCCCGCGAGATCGCCAATGTCGTACGGGACGGCGCGCAGATCGCCGTCGTCATCGGCGGCGGCAACTTCTTCCGTGGAGCCGAGCTCCAGCAGCGCGGCATGGACCGGGCCCGCTCCGACTACATGGGCATGCTCGGCACGGTCATGAACTGCCTCGCTCTCCAGGACTTCCTGGAGAAGGAGGGCATCGACTCCCGGGTCCAGACCGCCATCACGATGGGCCAGGTCGCGGAGCCGT
Protein-coding sequences here:
- the lepB gene encoding signal peptidase I, with the translated sequence MAVGARSGHDEPEERPDRHADSPAQAQADSGGGGTADGGSGGDGEPGGGPDPTPSDPAPRKQRSFWKELPLLIGIALILALLIKTFLVQAFSIPSDSMQNTLQRGDRVLVDKLTPWFGSTPERGEVVVFHDPGGWLEDQKPAEPNVVQKFLSFIGLMPSAEEKDLIKRVIATGGDTVECKKGGPVKVNGHALNEPYIFPGDSACDDMPFGPIKVPKGRIWVMGDHRQNSLDSRYHQELPGGGTVSNDDVVGRAFTIAWPLNRLDWLGIPGTFDQKGLNGMGSAAPVAAGLAGAVPIVLWRRRLTRPSDAIEGTDLTREG
- the rpsB gene encoding 30S ribosomal protein S2, with the protein product MAVVTMRELLESGVHFGHQTRRWNPKMKRFIFTERNGIYIIDLLQSLSYIDRAYEFVKETVAHGGSIMFVGTKKQAQEAIAEQATRVGMPYVNQRWLGGMLTNFSTVYKRLQRLKELEQIDFEDVAASGLTKKELLVLSREKAKLEKTLGGIREMSKVPSAVWIVDTKKEHIAVGEARKLHIPVVAILDTNCDPDEVDYKIPGNDDAIRSVTLLTRVIADAVAEGLIARSGVATGDSKPGEKAAGEPLAEWERDLLEGDKKADDAEAPAAEAVAAEAPAAEAEKPAEAAAEAPAAEAPADEAPAADAEQA
- the tsf gene encoding translation elongation factor Ts, whose protein sequence is MANYTAADVKKLRELTGAGMMDCKKALDEADGNVDKAVEALRIKGQKGVAKREGRSAENGAVVSLIAEDNTSGVILELKCETDFVAKGEKFQATAAALAAHVAATSPADLEALLASEIEAGKTVQAYVDEANANLGEKIVLDRFAQYGDGFVFAYMHRTMPDLPPQIGVLVELDKADADVAKGIAQHIAAFAPKWLSREDVPAEIVETERRVAEETTRAEGKPEAALPKIVEGRVNGFFKDATLLGQPYALDNKKSVQKVLDEAGVTLKRFSRIKVGI
- the dprA gene encoding DNA-processing protein DprA yields the protein MVGGGVGDDVGAGEGGQARGCPGDDRERLARAALTRVIEPGDERGGRWLRTYGAVELMRRLTSPEDADDPLTGVSAARLAGYRRRAAGIDPERDLATLAALGGRFICPEDHEWPGQLDDLGDTRPVGLWLRGPADLRLWALRSVAVVGARACTPYGAHMGATLGAGLAEKGWVVVSGAAAGVDGAAHRGALAAGGATIAVLASGVDVVYPRAHAELISRIAEQGVLVAELPPGDHPTPSRFVQRNRVIAALTRGTVVVEAEYRSGSLVTARNAQRLGRHTIGVPGPATSGLSAGVHELLRGDAALVTDAAEVVELVGEMGELAPARRGPVLPRDLLAPATARVLDALPGHGEAPVRDIAREAATTPEEALGRLYELHSLGFVEREGDGWRLTSSPVRTPGTRRGGA
- a CDS encoding DUF2469 domain-containing protein, whose product is MSAEDLEKYETEMELKLYREYRDVVGLFKYVIETERRFYLTNDYEMQVHSVQGEVFFEVSMADAWVWDMYRPARFVKQVRVLTFKDVNIEELNKSDLELPGG
- a CDS encoding TetR/AcrR family transcriptional regulator; its protein translation is MAEHRAMQRAALLDAARSLLSQGGTDALTFPALAERTGLARSSVYEYFRSRAAVVEELCSVDFPQWAADIEAAMQQAAGPEEKVEAYVRRQLELVGDQRHRAVVAISASELDAGAREKIRAAHGGLIAMIVEALGDLGHTQPRLAAMLLQGVVDAAVRRIELGAAEDPAAITEAAVGMALRGVVG
- a CDS encoding YraN family protein; this encodes MTVGAGGGAEMNARGALGQYGEDVAARLLADAGMTVVARNWRNGRTGEIDIVARDGDVLVVCEVKTRRAGPFEHPMAAVTPAKAERLRHLAERWLADHGGPPRGGVRIDLVGVVLPQRGAPRAEHVRGVA
- a CDS encoding murein hydrolase activator EnvC; this translates as MNRKHHTPGRRRLRRALLALGATGVAGASLAAGGPVGAGVGDVSAPVALARAMGAPGLVVVGRVWPVPGPPVVVRGWDPPATPYGPGHRGVDLAAPPGTEIRAVAAGRVTFAGPVAGQGVLTITLDGSGSPPLRTTYEPVHALVHPGERVSAGQPVAVLDAEPPHCGEEGCLHWGLKRGDAYVNPLALMRGGHSRLLPVMGVGVGG
- a CDS encoding YifB family Mg chelatase-like AAA ATPase, which encodes MGFARTCSVALVGVEGVVVEVQADLEPGVAAFTLVGLPDKSLSESRDRVRAAVVNSGGDWPQKKLTVGLSPASVPKSGSGFDLAVACAVLGAAERIDPRELADLVMIGELGLDGRVRPVRGILPAVLAAAEAGYEQVVVPEQTAAEASLVPGISVLGVRSLRQLIAVLTDEPVPEEEPDQQGRPDAMLAGLVVPGAGVGTGLSIDADTSPPDLADVAGQRTARTALEVAAAGGHHLMLYGPPGAGKTMLAERLPGILPPLTRRESLEVTAIHSVAGILPPGKPLVHKAPYCAPHHSATMQSLVGGGNGLPRPGAVSLAHRGVLFLDEAPEFTGKALDSLRQPLEAGHVVVARSAGVVRLPARFLMVLAANPCPCGRHTLHGAGCECPPSVIRRYQARLSGPLLDRVDLRVEAEPVRREDLLAQGGRGETTALVAERVLAARERAAARLQGTPWTTNSEVPGHELRTRWVTAPGALAAAERDMERGLLTARGLDRVLRVAWTLADLCGDDRPDETHIGLALELRTGISRGAPLLVGGAG
- a CDS encoding NUDIX hydrolase — protein: MYGGEAPGFRKVARVVLLDPQDRILLMHGYEPDNPDDTWWFTPGGGLEGDETRAQAALRELAEETGITDVQLGPVLWRRMCSFPFDGRRWDQDEWYFLARTAQTEAAPTDLTELERRSTAGLRWWTSAELSAARETVYPTRLAELLRTLLDEGPPGAPVVLAPEIV
- the whiG gene encoding RNA polymerase sigma factor WhiG yields the protein MPQHTSGSDRTAAPPAARAGGTVRPPAPSSVDELWRSYKNSGDERLREQLILHYSPLVKYVAGRVSVGLPPNVEQADFVSSGVFGLIDAIEKFDIERAIKFETYAITRIRGAMIDELRALDWIPRSVRQKARAVERAYATLEAQLRRTPSENEVAAEMGIAVEELHAVFSQLSLANVVALEELLHVGGEGGDRLSLMDTLEDTAADDPVEVAEGRELRRLLARAINTLPEREKTVVTLYYYEGLTLAEIGNVLGVTESRVSQIHTKSVLQLRAKLADVGR
- the lepB gene encoding signal peptidase I, giving the protein MSGTGRTDDGRGRGLGNLLSGLAVAVGCVLFLGGFAWGAVEYKPYTVPTQSMNPTVKAGDRVLAQRIDGADVKRGDVVIFKDKVWGDVPMVKRVVGIGGDTVKCCDQGGKLTVNGQAIDEPYLHNTAPSTTKFSATVPKDQLFLLGDERDVSLDSRVHLEDAANGSVPRSAVSARVDAVAWPLDGMLKRPTGFKALPGGISQPGPLMLVVGAVVAGAVLIVVGAAYGPLARSLGRRGAGKRGGGAVGREVPVAGQ